The proteins below come from a single Microtus pennsylvanicus isolate mMicPen1 chromosome 13, mMicPen1.hap1, whole genome shotgun sequence genomic window:
- the Rspo1 gene encoding R-spondin-1, with protein sequence MRLGLCVVALVLSWTHLAVGSRGIKGKRQRRISAEGSQACAKGCELCSEVNGCLKCSPKLFILLERNDIRQVGVCLPSCPPGYFDARNPDMNKCIKCKIEHCEACFSHNFCTKCQEGLYLHKGRCYPACPEGSTAANSTMECSSPAQCEMSEWSPWGPCSKKRKLCGFRKGSEERTRRVLHAPGGDHTTCTDTKETRKCTVRKTPCPEGQKRRKGGQGRRENGNRHTARKNSKEPGANSRRHKGQQQPQPGTAGPLTSVGPA encoded by the exons ATGCGGCTTGGGCTGTGTGTGGTGGCCCTGGTTCTGAGCTGGACGCACCTCGCTGTAGGCAGCCGCGGGATCAAGGGCAAGAGGCAGAGGCGGA TCAGTGCCGAGGGGAGCCAAGCTTGTGCCAAGGGCTGTGAGCTCTGTTCAGAAGTCAACGGCTGCCTCAAGTGCTCGCCCAAGCTGTTCATTCTGCTGGAGAGGAACGACATCCGCCAGGTGGGCGTCTGCCTGCCGTCCTGCCCGCCTGGATACTTTGATGCCCGAAACCCCGACATGAACAAATGCATCA AATGCAAGATTGAGCACTGTGAGGCCTGCTTCAGCCACAACTTCTGCACCAAGTGTCAGGAGGGCCTGTACTTGCACAAGGGCCGCTGCTATCCAGCCTGTCCCGAGGGCTCCACAGCAGCCAACAGCACCATGGAGTGCAGCAGCCCTG CACAATGTGAAATGAGTGAGTGGTCTCCGTGGGGTCCCTGCTCCAAGAAGAGGAAGCTGTGCGGTTTCCGGAAGGGATCGGAAGAGCGGACACGCAGGGTGCTCCATGCTCCTGGGGGAGACCACACCACCTGCACTGACACCAAAGAGACCCGGAAGTGTACAGTGCGCAAGACGCCATGTCCTGAGG ggcagaagaggaggaaggggggccAAGGCCGGAGGGAGAATGGTAACAGGCATACGGCTAGGAAGAACAGCAAAGAGCCAGGCGCCAACTCTCGGAGACACAAAGggcagcagcagccacagccagGGACAGCAGGACCACTTACATCAGTAGGACCCGCCTAG